Within the Silurus meridionalis isolate SWU-2019-XX chromosome 2, ASM1480568v1, whole genome shotgun sequence genome, the region GAAAATACCGACAGCGACACTGGGCGTACAGAGGAAGTGACGTTAGTGTGCGCCTTTTCTGAAATCTGAGGTTGTGCCCCGCGCTGATTCTGTGACACTCGAaccaaaacacttttttttcgtTCACTAAACTGATCGTGTCAATATTCCGCGGTGTAGTAAACGATATAAGATATGAAGGCGGGTTTGTCTCTCTGTGATCCCCGAGTCCACAAGTCTAATCTTCATTGCAGCTGCCTTTAGAACCCAAAACGACTGCGGAGAAAATGGAGATTTTATTGagattttacttattttaattaaatatcaaatgtttcaCTTCTGAATAAGGttaatattttctaataaaaaaagttagatGTGacacaataatacaaatattaccaatatcatatttattatatatgtatttattattatttataataataataatgttgttaTAATACATaattggataataataataattattattattataataaaaaaataataaaaaaataataataatcattattattattgttattattgctgTTAATATTTTAGCTGTTGTTTTAGTAATAATAgcctatatttattattgttattattttctttttaatttttatgttcAATTCGTAGCAAcctagtttattattattattattattattattattattattattattattattattgttgttgttgttgatgttgttgatgttgttgttgttgttgttagtagtagtagttgcaTTTAACAGCATTTAACAGCATCTTTAGTCAGCTTTTTTATACCATATTTTAAGTAAACCCAAAAACAATAGCGTTAATAAATATCCACTTATGATGTGtattaaattatacattaggaaatgtaaacatggGGGTTTGACTGTAGCAGACGACTGTCCCTTCTTTTTAGTAGTAAACAAAAGTCAATTCTGTTACAATTATGAACCCTTTGAAAGTGTTTGCCGAAAAGACCCTCGTGCAAACACATAAAGGCAGAAGGCCACGTTTTAACAATCAGAGTCATTTTCATTGTGATTCATAGACTGTGTTTAAAACAGTCGAGTAAGaaaagagaggggaaaaaagaaagaaaagggagcACATTAATGGGCCCAGATGCCCTCGCACGGGACTATGTATGCATTAATGCCTTTGTGAAAATTGAGCGAAACACTTTGAAGGGAGGGCTAACTCAATCCATCAAATTGTCTCAAATTGTGAAGAAAATTCAAAAACCATATGGCCTCCAAACGCTTGTGTCCTTTTCTGGGCGACGGGACACGCTTGTCTCGGCATTGAGAGCCGCGGGAGGCTGGAGATGCTCCATTGTAGGCTGTCACATGAGGGAAGGCTGCTCATTTGTCCCCGAGTTTCACGCTCCGCGCTAAAAATGACAGCGCCGTCGCTTTTCGGCAAACACTGCGTCCCAACCGCCGAGAAACTGGCCCAAAAACCCGGCGTTTTCAGGCGCCATTTATGCGCACATTCACCCATCCAGATTTCTGTTTCTCACATAAATCTATTGAAGGTAGCTCATTGAAAACAGGAGCCGAATGGACAAAGGTTACGCctgtttgaaaataaaaaggagtAAAAAAAGAAGCGAGACAGAAAGGGCAGAGGTTAGTTCATGTTTGTAATAGTCCACTTTTATAGGAAAAAAAGAACCAAGTGTATGCTTTTGCAGCACGCGCAGCTGATGGTAATGAAATCACGCCTAATTATTAGCCTagtatttaaataaagtgtttcTAAATCGTGCGatcgtttatttaaaaaaatattattacaaaaatagcAAAATGAATCTAATCACTAatacgatttttttttctgagaaaaaagcatttatttcctttaaataCATTACACTTTTTACACTGGGTTTAAATGGTGTCTTGGCTTAAAAGGCACTTACAGGCATACAAAccataagaaatatatatattcaaaatgtGACAGGCTGAATTGAACCAGAATTATCCATTTTCCCCCAACACGCTGTAACTTTagtatgaaatgttttttgtaaCAAAATTTGATATATCAAACGTTGAAGATGTTGCAGTCTTATATACGCGTTACGTGGACACACGCGCTACACGTGTGAATGTTGTGTAGGCTTTTGAACGTCTTGAAGATATTCATATCAGATCTGCAgtcaatatttaacaaaaataaaattataacatAAAATATAGCATGCATTATACATTTCTCAAAACACGGTAAGTTTTCTATATGGTCTAAACGGGcaattatattgtgtgtgtgtgtgtgtgtgtgtgtgcgtgtgtgtgtgtgtgtgtgtgtgtgtgtgtaagagaaatagagggagagagagagagagagagagagagagagagagagagagagagagagagggagagagaaatagagggagaaagagagagagagagagagagagagagagagagagagagagagagagaaagagagagagagagagagagagagagagagtatgtcaGGTACTTATTGCTTTCCTTCAACTAAcagtttgtttgaaataaataagcTACATGATTGCGATGTTCAGATAACTGCCATTGCATAAATACATCTGGGAAAACTGTCCATGCTTTTGAGCTTTTGAGTTTTCATTTGTCGTGAgtctttttaaatacatttggtgCATTAATGGCACTTTTAAACTCTAAGTGTTTTAAGGAAAAAAGGTTTCGTAAACGGTGTATTCTGAGCATCAGTCATCAACGTCGATTTCTTCCTCTTCGTCCTCGGAGCTGTCTTTGCTGGTGGTGTGGTCTGTGAGCGGTGATGGTGGAGACCCAGGCCGCTGGCTGTCCCGCTCCCTCCCGCATAGTCCCGCCGATTCGCTCATCGGAGGCGTTGCAGTGCCGTTTGCGCACTTTTCTAGGTCCGCTAATTTGGCCATCTTTTCGAAGGACACCGTGCCTACGGCTTTGGCCGACTCTACGTCTGCTTTCATCTCCTCCAGGTCGCGTTTGAGCTTGGCTCGTCGGTTCTGAAACCAGGTGATGACCTGTGCGTTGGTTAAACCCAGTTGCTGGGCGATCTGATCCCGGTCCGCTGGCGACAAATATTTCTGATAAAGAAACCGTTTCTCCAACTCGTAGATTTGATGATTGGTGAAGGCTGTCCTCGACTTTCTCCGTTTCTTGGGAGTATTCCTCTGACCAAACAGTGTCATGCCGTCTCTTCctgaataaaacaaatcaacCAACATACTcagaatacaaaaaataaataaagaaagaaaaacaattgtagTATCAATGCGACAAAAATTACACCATTACCAGAACCTGCAGGAGCAACAACAATAACCTTAATAACAAGAACAAAAatagcagcaacaacaacactaatttctcattaaaactaatagttaaaaaaaataataataaaataataataataataataataataataataataatagcgaTGTAATATTTCatactaatactaatagtaATACTACTAATTCAActactgtttataataataataataataataataataataataataataacaataataataataataatagaaattatTTCGATTTTACTATTTACCATATCTGATGTTGCTttttagtaaaatattattatctTAATTATGTAGACATTTTGTGTTATATCATTAAATACACTGTATCTACGATTTATATTACGCTATATATAACGCATTTAAATGTAACACGTGCTAAACGTTTATTTGTATAACTCtctcttatatttatattttaacattaaaacctaaagaataaaatacaactgtattattaatattataatttgtaAGCATGCAATAATCCAAAATTTGAATAGACCTTTTTTAATGACACAGTGCACATAaaaagcacacaactgtattaAGCAGTTTGATGCATTTACCTTCAGCGGCCTGCAGAACACTGACTTCAAGCCCTTTGAAGGTTTTGCTGGCCAGCTCCTCCAGAGCGCACagaggagaggtgtgtgtgagcagaGCCCGGCTGCTTAACGGGTGAGCCGCCGATGGGAGCTTTTCACCGGCCGAGAGGAGATGCGCCGTGCTGCAGAGCGAGTAACTTCGTTTCACGGAGGGTTTGTTTAATATGTCCTCAATACTGAAGGGCGTCAGAGGCTTGTTGGAGTTTGCTGGAGGAGGCAGGTGGTCCAGCGGACTGCGCCTTCTCTCCTCCACCGATGCGCCTTTTGCGTCTTCTTTGGAGGTCATCCTTTTTTTCGTGTTTCAGGTTGTGTCGCAAATATTTCAATgattaaaatgtatgaaatgtacagtatgtacagcaGTTACACAAATATTGTTTTTCTGCAccgacaaaatgaaaaaaaaaaacgaatttaAAGACGCGGTCTAAAACCATGTGCAATTACATGCCCGCCAACATGGTGTAGTTGGTTTTGCCGCAGGGTtggagaacttcaagtcctTTTAAAGTGGCAGTTCTCCTGGCCACAGCTCCTGGGGAATGGGACCAAGCTCGACGAGCTCAACAATCCGAGAGCCTCTGAAGCCTCAGCACAAACAGCCAGCTTCAAAAAGCAGCCGGAATTGACTATACTAACAAGTTATTGTTGATAGCGAGACAATCAATTATATCCAGtggcactctctctctctctctctctctctctctctctctctctctctctctctctttctcgctctcccTCCCTGTCTCTTATTCTTTGACTATGTTGCAGTCCAGTGCGAGCTTTAGTGAAGAAGGAGCCTTGTTAATTAGAGGGCATGGCCGGGAGGAGGAGCTCAGACCCGATTAGAATACTTAATACTCCCACTATTTCTTCCAGATTAATGAAATGTCGATGGGAATCTTTCGTTTTGGTTGAGCATATTTAACAATCGATGACTCTATATTTCGTTGCGGCCCGtgattttcacaaaaaaacccacacttaCTTTAGACATTAAATCCAGCAGAGTATATTTACTTCGAATATGATCAAGAAAGTGCATAttactcatttattattattattattttttttattattattattattattaaatcagtGTAATAAATGCAACTTATTATAGTAGTGTGCAAAGTACACATTTAATACTATTATACAActaatactaatattaatatatcattattattactattattattattattattattgtatacaaTTAAAAGTATTAAGTATGAGAGCATGAAGCAAGGCAGTATATAATAGTTGTTaacagagtgtgagagaaagagagagagagagagagagagagagagagagagagaaagagagaaagagagatagagagagagagatcgtcCCTCTCAGCTGCTCCAAATCTTCGGTGCCATAACTCAAGCGCAAAGGGCCAGCACACATCAGCAGTAAGATATTTCATCTCTAAAAATCACCCGCTGCTTTTGCGCCCATATTTTTGGCCTCGGCTGgactttttctccttttttgcAGGGGATCTGCGCAGCATGTGAGAAGGATAACGCTAAACTTATTTATATGTTCGGAGATACAAATCAGCTCTTTCCTGTTTTGCGATTTATTCAGGTCTAGTTGGGTGT harbors:
- the lbx1a gene encoding transcription factor LBX1a — protein: MTSKEDAKGASVEERRRSPLDHLPPPANSNKPLTPFSIEDILNKPSVKRSYSLCSTAHLLSAGEKLPSAAHPLSSRALLTHTSPLCALEELASKTFKGLEVSVLQAAEGRDGMTLFGQRNTPKKRRKSRTAFTNHQIYELEKRFLYQKYLSPADRDQIAQQLGLTNAQVITWFQNRRAKLKRDLEEMKADVESAKAVGTVSFEKMAKLADLEKCANGTATPPMSESAGLCGRERDSQRPGSPPSPLTDHTTSKDSSEDEEEEIDVDD